Proteins encoded together in one Shewanella acanthi window:
- a CDS encoding ClpXP protease specificity-enhancing factor, which produces MKPLTPNRPYLLRAYYDWLMDNQLTPHVVVDAFVKGTQVPQQYVKDGQIVLNIAASAVGNLQIGNEFVEFNARFGGVPQQVLLPMASIVAIYARENGAGTVFDIEDAYLIDDEAEAALSVVDTAEKPIEPTPPSEPAAKRRSHLTVVK; this is translated from the coding sequence ATGAAGCCGTTGACTCCAAATCGTCCTTATTTACTTAGGGCTTACTATGATTGGTTGATGGATAACCAATTAACACCTCACGTTGTGGTGGATGCCTTTGTGAAAGGCACCCAAGTACCGCAGCAGTATGTGAAGGATGGTCAGATTGTATTAAACATCGCGGCCAGTGCAGTGGGCAATTTGCAAATCGGTAATGAATTTGTGGAGTTTAATGCGCGTTTTGGCGGTGTGCCACAACAGGTATTGCTACCAATGGCCTCTATCGTGGCCATTTATGCCCGTGAAAATGGGGCTGGTACGGTTTTCGATATCGAAGACGCTTACCTGATTGATGATGAAGCTGAGGCTGCCTTATCCGTAGTGGATACTGCTGAAAAGCCAATTGAGCCGACACCACCATCAGAACCCGCTGCTAAACGTCGTAGCCATTTGACAGTTGTAAAGTAG
- the sspA gene encoding stringent starvation protein SspA, with amino-acid sequence MAVAANKRSIMTLFSGADDLYSHQVRIVLAEKGVTVDVLQVDPNEMPEDLLEVNPYNSVPTLVDRELVLYESRIIMEYLDERFPHPPLMPVYPVSRGQSRLMMHRIDTDWYSLVDRIRKGDRAEAARKELTESLLSIAPVFSEMPYFMSEEFGLADCYLGPLLWRLPVLGIELDSRVAKDIKAYMTRVFERESFKASLTEAEREMRMGM; translated from the coding sequence ATGGCTGTTGCTGCCAACAAACGCTCTATCATGACACTGTTTTCAGGTGCTGATGATCTGTATAGCCATCAAGTACGTATCGTGTTAGCTGAGAAAGGGGTTACGGTTGATGTTTTACAGGTCGACCCTAACGAAATGCCTGAGGATTTGCTTGAAGTAAATCCTTACAATTCAGTGCCAACATTGGTAGACCGTGAGCTCGTATTGTACGAGTCACGAATTATTATGGAATATCTGGATGAGCGTTTCCCTCATCCACCTTTGATGCCAGTTTACCCAGTATCACGCGGCCAGAGCCGTTTAATGATGCACCGCATCGATACTGATTGGTACTCACTGGTAGACCGTATTCGTAAAGGCGATCGCGCTGAAGCGGCTCGTAAAGAGCTGACTGAAAGCTTGCTTTCAATCGCGCCAGTATTCAGCGAAATGCCGTACTTTATGAGTGAAGAATTCGGTCTGGCTGATTGCTATCTCGGCCCATTGTTATGGCGTTTACCTGTATTAGGTATTGAGTTAGATAGTCGTGTAGCCAAAGATATCAAAGCGTATATGACACGTGTATTTGAACGTGAGTCATTTAAAGCTTCGCTTACTGAAGCTGAACGCGAAATGCGCATGGGTATGTAA
- a CDS encoding cytochrome c1: protein MKKVLIALVTLLPTLAFAAGGHNVHLEKANVDLHDKASLERGLDMFQHYCSGCHSTQYQRYERVANDLGISADDMRSKYMFTDAKIGELMQNAIPQKDAAKWFGATPPDLTLVARVRGEDWVYSYLKGFYTDPSRPFGVNNTVFPSVGMPHVLEELQGTPVKQEDGTIVVSGGKLNAEEYDQAVRDITGFLVYSAEPVKLERQALGWWVLGFLFIFFIVAYLLKKEYWKDVH from the coding sequence ATGAAAAAAGTACTGATTGCATTAGTTACATTACTGCCAACGCTGGCATTTGCGGCAGGCGGACACAATGTACATTTAGAAAAAGCCAATGTTGATCTGCATGATAAAGCATCATTAGAGCGTGGTTTGGATATGTTCCAACATTATTGCTCAGGTTGCCATAGCACTCAGTATCAACGTTATGAGCGCGTAGCAAACGACCTAGGCATTTCTGCGGACGATATGCGTAGCAAATACATGTTTACCGATGCCAAAATTGGTGAGCTGATGCAAAACGCGATTCCACAAAAAGACGCCGCTAAATGGTTTGGTGCGACTCCTCCTGACCTAACATTGGTGGCTCGCGTTCGTGGTGAAGATTGGGTCTATTCTTACCTAAAAGGCTTCTATACTGATCCTAGTCGTCCATTTGGTGTGAATAACACCGTATTCCCATCTGTGGGTATGCCTCATGTTCTTGAAGAACTGCAGGGAACACCCGTCAAACAGGAAGATGGTACGATTGTGGTGTCAGGTGGCAAGTTGAACGCAGAAGAGTACGATCAAGCGGTACGTGATATCACGGGCTTCTTAGTCTATTCGGCTGAACCTGTTAAGTTAGAGCGTCAAGCTTTAGGTTGGTGGGTACTTGGATTCCTGTTTATCTTCTTTATTGTGGCCTACCTCCTGAAGAAAGAGTACTGGAAAGATGTACACTAG
- the miaA gene encoding tRNA (adenosine(37)-N6)-dimethylallyltransferase MiaA, whose amino-acid sequence MNKEQQPKVVFLMGPTASGKTALALELAENHNCEIISVDSALIYRGMDIGSAKPSAEELARGPHRLIDIRDPAESYSAADFRADALREIEQIISIGKTPILVGGTMMYFKALLDGLSPLPSADETIRTAIQAEADIKGWDALHAQLREIDPVSAERIHPNDPQRLSRALEVYRISGKSLTELTQTKSAPLPYEVVQFAIAPRERKVLHDLIGQRFGLMLEQGFIDEVTQLKARGDLHLDLPSMRCVGYRQCWQYLDGEFDYDTMVEKAVAATRQLAKRQLTWLRSWPELQWLESGAEGNLVKLMLQCR is encoded by the coding sequence TTGAATAAAGAACAACAGCCTAAAGTGGTGTTTCTAATGGGGCCAACCGCCTCAGGAAAAACGGCTTTAGCACTTGAATTGGCAGAGAATCATAATTGCGAGATTATCTCGGTCGATTCCGCATTAATTTATCGTGGCATGGACATTGGCAGCGCAAAGCCTTCGGCCGAAGAGTTAGCTCGCGGTCCCCATCGCCTTATTGATATTCGCGATCCTGCAGAGAGTTACTCGGCAGCTGATTTTCGTGCAGATGCGCTACGCGAAATAGAACAGATTATCTCTATCGGTAAAACCCCTATATTAGTGGGTGGCACCATGATGTATTTTAAAGCGCTGTTAGACGGTTTATCGCCTTTACCTAGTGCGGACGAAACTATACGCACTGCGATCCAAGCTGAGGCGGATATTAAAGGATGGGATGCGCTGCATGCACAATTAAGGGAGATAGATCCCGTCTCTGCAGAAAGAATACATCCTAATGATCCGCAAAGGCTTTCAAGAGCTTTAGAAGTCTATAGAATTAGTGGCAAGTCGTTGACCGAACTGACACAGACTAAGTCAGCGCCTTTACCCTACGAGGTGGTGCAATTTGCCATTGCCCCCCGTGAGCGTAAAGTGTTACACGACCTTATTGGCCAGCGTTTTGGGTTGATGTTAGAGCAAGGCTTTATCGATGAGGTCACTCAGCTAAAAGCGCGTGGGGACTTACATTTAGATTTACCTTCAATGCGTTGCGTGGGATATCGACAATGTTGGCAGTATCTGGATGGCGAATTTGACTATGATACTATGGTCGAAAAAGCCGTTGCTGCTACTAGGCAATTAGCAAAGCGTCAATTAACATGGCTAAGAAGTTGGCCAGAGTTACAATGGCTCGAAAGCGGTGCCGAGGGAAATTTAGTTAAACTTATGCTTCAATGCCGCTAG
- the hfq gene encoding RNA chaperone Hfq, whose amino-acid sequence MAKGQSLQDPFLNALRRERVPVSIYLVNGIKLQGQVESFDQFVILLKNTVSQMVYKHAISTVVPARPFNVTGHQNAQGGYGSADDMPSGE is encoded by the coding sequence ATGGCTAAGGGGCAATCATTACAGGACCCATTTTTGAACGCACTACGCCGCGAGCGCGTTCCTGTTTCAATTTACTTAGTAAACGGCATTAAACTCCAAGGACAGGTAGAGTCGTTTGATCAGTTCGTTATTCTACTGAAAAACACGGTAAGCCAAATGGTTTACAAACACGCTATTTCTACAGTTGTCCCTGCTCGCCCATTTAACGTTACTGGCCATCAAAACGCCCAAGGCGGTTATGGTTCTGCAGACGATATGCCAAGCGGCGAATAA
- the hflC gene encoding protease modulator HflC, with amino-acid sequence MGRLGIVLAAIILGVGLSSVMVVNEGERGIVARFGEIVKDNVDGKQVTRVFGPGLHFKVPVIDKVKLLDARIQTLDGAADRFVTSEKKDLMVDSYVKWRIYDFEKYYLSTNGGIKSNAETLLQRKINNDLRTEFGRRTIKEIVSGKRDELQNDALENASESAKDLGIEVVDVRVKQINLPANVSNSIYQRMRAERQAVAKEHRAQGKEQSEIIRATIDANVTVKIAEAERKALTIRGEGDALAAKIYSDAYSKDPEFFSFLRSLDAYRASFSGNSNVMVLEPDSEFFKYMKSTSPKK; translated from the coding sequence ATGGGTAGATTAGGTATTGTACTCGCCGCAATTATTTTAGGCGTAGGTCTATCGTCGGTGATGGTCGTTAATGAGGGGGAGCGCGGAATTGTGGCGCGCTTTGGTGAAATCGTTAAAGACAATGTCGATGGTAAGCAGGTAACTCGTGTGTTTGGCCCTGGTCTGCACTTTAAAGTGCCAGTTATCGATAAAGTCAAATTGCTTGATGCCCGCATTCAGACCTTAGATGGTGCAGCGGATCGCTTTGTTACCTCAGAGAAAAAAGATCTGATGGTCGACTCTTATGTTAAGTGGCGCATTTATGATTTCGAAAAATACTACCTATCAACCAATGGTGGTATTAAATCGAATGCAGAAACGCTACTACAACGTAAGATCAACAACGATTTACGCACCGAGTTTGGTCGTCGCACCATTAAAGAAATTGTTTCTGGTAAACGCGATGAGCTGCAAAATGATGCCTTAGAAAATGCATCTGAAAGCGCTAAAGACTTAGGTATTGAAGTCGTTGACGTGCGTGTTAAGCAAATCAACTTACCGGCAAACGTGAGTAACAGTATTTACCAACGGATGCGCGCCGAACGTCAAGCTGTTGCCAAAGAGCATCGCGCTCAAGGTAAAGAGCAGTCTGAAATTATTCGTGCAACTATTGACGCTAACGTGACGGTGAAGATTGCTGAAGCAGAGCGTAAAGCCCTGACTATTCGCGGTGAAGGTGATGCGCTGGCGGCCAAGATTTACTCCGATGCATACAGTAAAGATCCTGAGTTCTTCAGCTTTTTACGTAGCTTAGATGCTTATCGTGCTAGCTTCTCGGGTAATTCAAATGTAATGGTGCTTGAACCAGACAGTGAATTCTTCAAATATATGAAGTCAACTTCGCCAAAGAAATAG
- a CDS encoding cytochrome b, with product MVKNLINWIDARIPMTATYNRHVGQYATPTNFNFWYFFGSLAMLVLVNQLLTGIWLTMNYVPTAEGAFASVEYIMRDVEYGWLLRYMHSTGASAFFVVIYLHMFRGLIYGSYQKPRELLWLFGMLIFLVLMAEAFMGYLLPWGQMSYWGAQVIISLFGAIPVIGDDLTLWIRGDYVISGATLNRFFALHVIALPLVLVVLVFLHLIALHEVGSNNPDGIEIKKNKDENGWPVDGIPFHPYYTVKDIMGVAGFLIVFCYVLFFIPEGGGYFLEKPNFEAANPMKTPEHIAPVWYFTPFYAILRAVPDKLGGVVMMGLSIAVLFVLPWLDRCKVKSIRYRSTLHKLNIAQFAVSFIVLGYLGAVPATPELTIVARIFTVTYFGYFFLLWLYSKNEKTKPVPARLTH from the coding sequence ATGGTTAAGAATCTCATTAATTGGATTGATGCGCGCATTCCAATGACGGCAACTTACAACCGTCATGTGGGTCAATATGCTACGCCAACTAACTTTAACTTTTGGTACTTTTTCGGCTCATTGGCCATGTTGGTATTGGTTAACCAATTACTAACGGGTATTTGGCTGACCATGAACTATGTACCAACGGCAGAGGGCGCGTTCGCCTCTGTTGAATACATTATGCGCGACGTTGAATATGGCTGGTTGCTGCGTTATATGCACTCAACCGGTGCTTCAGCATTCTTCGTGGTAATCTATCTGCACATGTTCCGTGGTTTGATTTACGGTTCATATCAAAAGCCGAGAGAATTACTGTGGCTGTTCGGTATGTTGATTTTCCTCGTACTGATGGCTGAAGCCTTTATGGGTTACTTGTTGCCATGGGGACAAATGTCTTACTGGGGCGCACAAGTAATTATCTCTTTATTCGGTGCAATTCCGGTTATCGGCGATGATTTAACTCTGTGGATCCGTGGTGACTACGTGATCTCTGGTGCGACGCTGAACCGTTTCTTCGCGCTGCACGTTATCGCCCTACCGTTAGTGTTAGTGGTTCTAGTGTTCCTACACTTAATCGCGCTGCATGAAGTGGGTTCAAACAACCCTGATGGTATTGAGATTAAGAAGAACAAAGACGAAAACGGCTGGCCAGTCGATGGTATTCCGTTCCACCCATATTACACAGTGAAAGATATTATGGGCGTTGCGGGCTTCCTGATTGTGTTCTGTTATGTGCTGTTCTTTATTCCTGAAGGCGGTGGTTACTTCCTTGAGAAGCCAAACTTTGAAGCGGCCAACCCAATGAAGACGCCAGAACATATTGCTCCTGTTTGGTACTTCACGCCTTTCTACGCCATTTTACGTGCTGTTCCCGATAAATTGGGCGGTGTGGTAATGATGGGGCTGTCGATCGCAGTACTGTTCGTGTTGCCTTGGTTAGACCGCTGTAAAGTGAAGTCAATCCGTTACCGCAGTACGCTGCACAAACTGAACATCGCTCAGTTTGCAGTGTCATTCATCGTGCTTGGCTACTTAGGTGCGGTACCGGCTACGCCAGAGCTAACAATTGTTGCGCGTATCTTCACTGTGACGTATTTCGGCTACTTCTTCTTACTGTGGTTATACAGCAAGAATGAAAAAACTAAGCCAGTTCCAGCGAGGTTGACACACTAA
- the hflK gene encoding FtsH protease activity modulator HflK — protein sequence MAWNEPGNKGNDPWGNKGGNDKGPPDLDEVFRNLSKRFGGKGDGSSGQGFSSFSLIIILVIAFVVWGLSGFYTIKEAERGVTLRFGQHIGEVGPGLHWKATFIDEIYPVDVQSVRSIPASGSMLTSDENVVKVELDVQYRILDAYSYLFSAVDANASLREATDSALRYVIGHNKMDDILTTGRDAIRRDTWKELERILEPYKLGLAIVDVNFLPARPPEEVKDAFDDAISAQEDEQRFIREAEAYAREIEPKARGEVERMAQQANAYKEREILEARGKVARFELLLPEYQAAPEVTRKRLYLDAMQQVMTDTNKVLIDAKNNGNLMYLPLDKLMKEKPEVMTDVEPKVPQNVNSSSVSTTRIGEPLSGRPSREDRTRQGRE from the coding sequence ATGGCTTGGAATGAGCCCGGTAACAAGGGTAATGACCCTTGGGGAAATAAAGGTGGTAACGACAAAGGACCACCGGATCTTGACGAGGTTTTTCGTAATCTTTCAAAACGCTTTGGCGGCAAAGGTGATGGCTCTTCGGGTCAGGGCTTTAGTTCGTTCAGTTTGATTATTATTCTTGTCATTGCTTTTGTCGTGTGGGGACTCTCGGGTTTTTACACCATCAAAGAAGCAGAACGTGGTGTAACACTGCGTTTTGGTCAACACATTGGTGAAGTAGGTCCTGGTCTGCACTGGAAAGCGACTTTCATTGACGAGATTTATCCCGTTGATGTGCAATCTGTTCGCTCAATTCCTGCTTCTGGCAGTATGCTGACCTCTGATGAAAACGTGGTTAAGGTCGAGCTTGATGTTCAGTACCGTATCTTAGATGCGTACTCTTATCTGTTTAGCGCGGTTGACGCCAATGCTAGCTTACGTGAAGCTACGGATAGCGCCCTGCGTTATGTCATCGGTCACAATAAGATGGATGACATTCTGACTACTGGTCGTGACGCGATTCGCCGTGATACTTGGAAAGAGTTAGAGCGTATTCTTGAGCCTTACAAGTTAGGCTTGGCGATTGTTGATGTTAACTTTTTACCGGCTCGTCCGCCGGAAGAAGTAAAAGACGCATTCGATGATGCGATTTCAGCTCAAGAAGATGAACAGCGCTTTATCCGTGAAGCCGAAGCCTATGCCCGTGAAATCGAGCCTAAGGCCCGCGGTGAAGTGGAACGTATGGCACAACAAGCTAATGCCTATAAAGAGCGTGAAATTCTGGAGGCCAGAGGTAAAGTGGCTCGTTTCGAACTGCTGTTACCTGAATATCAAGCCGCGCCTGAAGTGACCCGTAAGCGCTTATACCTCGATGCGATGCAGCAGGTAATGACTGATACCAACAAGGTACTTATTGATGCCAAAAACAATGGCAACCTGATGTACTTACCGTTAGACAAGTTAATGAAAGAGAAGCCTGAGGTTATGACTGACGTTGAGCCTAAAGTACCGCAAAACGTTAATTCATCTTCTGTTTCAACGACTCGCATTGGTGAGCCTTTGAGTGGACGCCCGTCTCGCGAGGATCGTACTCGCCAAGGGAGGGAGTAA
- the petA gene encoding ubiquinol-cytochrome c reductase iron-sulfur subunit produces the protein MSNAPVDTGRRRFLTAATAVVGGAGAVAVAVPFIKSWNPSAKAKAAGAPVEVNISKLEPGQLIRVEWRGKPVWVVRRTEAVINELPTHDDQLRDPASAEMQQPEYATNPLRSIKPEYFIAVGICTHLGCSPTYLPDSFGEQVQGVTSGFFCPCHGSKFDMAGRVFQGVPAPLNLVIPPHQYVDDGTVIIGVDKGVA, from the coding sequence ATGAGCAATGCGCCAGTCGATACCGGACGTCGCAGATTCCTGACAGCAGCAACCGCCGTAGTAGGTGGTGCAGGCGCCGTCGCTGTAGCGGTTCCTTTCATTAAGTCATGGAATCCGAGCGCCAAAGCGAAAGCTGCAGGTGCGCCGGTAGAAGTAAATATCAGTAAATTAGAGCCAGGTCAGCTGATCCGTGTTGAATGGCGTGGTAAACCTGTTTGGGTTGTCCGCCGTACAGAAGCCGTGATCAATGAACTGCCAACACACGACGATCAGTTAAGAGATCCTGCTTCTGCAGAAATGCAGCAACCTGAATATGCGACTAACCCTCTGCGTTCGATCAAACCAGAGTACTTTATCGCCGTCGGTATTTGCACCCATTTAGGTTGTTCACCTACTTATTTACCAGATTCTTTTGGTGAGCAAGTGCAAGGTGTGACTTCTGGTTTCTTCTGCCCATGTCATGGTTCTAAATTCGATATGGCAGGACGTGTTTTCCAAGGGGTTCCTGCTCCATTGAACCTAGTGATTCCTCCCCATCAATATGTTGATGATGGCACTGTCATCATTGGTGTAGATAAAGGAGTGGCATAA
- a CDS encoding outer membrane beta-barrel protein gives MKLFVKYIFSFSLVTMAVSVSANNSPVQFEPQPYIGFDGGFTFIQETCSKVYTHCDNSEPKLGFLYGVSLTDYFAIETGFQFFGTYKGFLNTTDKSDISSIDLSAKFAWGVTPTSNLFIKAGGMRWMKEFRGHIENNTGSGRERENGYSPVLTVGVDYHFRDNWDLRLSYQWANQFGGQNTDLNQVSIGLNYFFN, from the coding sequence ATGAAACTATTTGTAAAATATATCTTCTCATTTTCATTAGTAACCATGGCTGTTAGTGTCAGCGCAAATAACTCTCCTGTCCAATTCGAACCTCAGCCGTATATAGGCTTTGATGGTGGTTTCACTTTTATTCAAGAAACCTGCTCTAAGGTGTACACCCATTGCGATAATAGCGAGCCTAAGTTGGGGTTTCTTTACGGTGTTAGCCTGACTGATTATTTTGCGATTGAAACGGGCTTTCAATTTTTTGGCACTTACAAAGGCTTCTTAAATACCACTGATAAATCGGATATATCGAGTATTGATTTGTCCGCTAAATTTGCGTGGGGTGTTACGCCAACATCAAATCTATTTATAAAGGCGGGTGGAATGCGGTGGATGAAAGAATTTCGAGGCCATATTGAGAATAATACTGGTTCAGGACGCGAGCGTGAAAATGGTTATTCACCCGTTTTAACCGTCGGTGTGGACTACCACTTTAGAGATAATTGGGACTTAAGGTTGAGTTATCAATGGGCAAATCAATTTGGTGGGCAAAATACTGATCTTAATCAAGTTTCAATCGGATTAAATTATTTCTTCAATTAG
- the hflX gene encoding ribosome rescue GTPase HflX, producing the protein MFDRYEAGETAVLVHIDFSDEERREDLVELQLLVESAGARSVGVITGSRRSPDRKFFIGSGKAEELAALVAATEANVVIFNHALSPAQERNLELVCKCRVLDRTTLILDIFAQRARTHEGKLQVELAQLRHMSTRLVRGWTHLERQKGGIGLRGPGETQLETDRRLLRGRIKNINKRLERVDKQREQSRRARKRSDMPTVSLVGYTNAGKSTLFNALTSSDVYAADQLFATLDPTLRKLDLPDGSVILADTVGFIRHLPHDLVAAFKATLQETRQADLLLHIVDCADENMADNFEQVQNVLEDIDAAEVMQLIVCNKIDLLEDVAPRIEYNEQGKPAKVWLSAQKRLGFDLLLKAITELIGDVIHELTFRIPATAGHYLGQFYRLDAIQQKEYDDLGNCILSVRLSDADWRRLAKQSQGELETFIFDISKEKAVCS; encoded by the coding sequence TTGTTTGATCGTTATGAGGCGGGAGAGACAGCGGTTCTTGTCCATATCGACTTTTCCGATGAGGAACGCCGTGAAGACTTGGTCGAGTTGCAGCTGTTAGTTGAATCAGCTGGAGCACGTTCAGTTGGGGTCATTACTGGAAGTCGACGCTCACCAGACCGCAAGTTTTTTATTGGTTCTGGTAAAGCCGAGGAGTTAGCCGCGTTAGTGGCAGCCACCGAGGCCAATGTGGTTATTTTCAATCACGCCTTGAGTCCTGCTCAGGAGCGGAATCTTGAATTAGTGTGTAAGTGTCGAGTTTTAGATCGCACCACCTTAATTCTCGATATTTTCGCCCAAAGGGCTCGTACCCATGAAGGCAAGTTGCAGGTGGAGCTAGCGCAATTGCGCCACATGTCAACGCGTCTTGTGCGTGGTTGGACTCACCTTGAGCGCCAAAAAGGCGGTATTGGTTTACGTGGTCCGGGGGAAACCCAGCTCGAAACCGATAGACGTCTGCTCAGGGGACGCATTAAAAATATCAATAAACGCCTCGAGCGAGTTGATAAACAACGTGAGCAGAGTCGCCGCGCCCGTAAGCGCAGTGACATGCCAACGGTTTCATTAGTGGGTTATACTAACGCTGGCAAATCGACGCTGTTTAATGCTTTGACCTCATCAGATGTTTATGCGGCCGATCAACTATTTGCCACACTTGATCCCACATTGAGAAAACTCGATCTACCCGATGGTTCAGTGATACTGGCTGACACTGTAGGGTTTATTCGTCATTTACCACACGATCTGGTTGCTGCATTCAAGGCAACACTGCAGGAAACGCGACAAGCGGATCTGTTGCTGCATATTGTTGATTGTGCTGATGAAAATATGGCGGATAACTTTGAGCAGGTACAAAACGTGCTTGAGGATATCGATGCTGCAGAAGTGATGCAGCTGATTGTGTGTAACAAAATCGACTTATTAGAGGATGTTGCACCACGCATTGAATACAACGAGCAGGGTAAACCTGCCAAAGTTTGGCTCTCTGCGCAAAAGCGTTTGGGATTTGATTTGCTCTTGAAGGCAATTACCGAGCTAATTGGTGACGTTATTCATGAGCTTACTTTTAGAATTCCGGCTACTGCTGGACATTATCTTGGCCAGTTTTATCGACTGGATGCGATACAGCAGAAAGAGTACGACGATCTGGGGAACTGTATTTTGTCTGTTCGTTTATCGGATGCCGATTGGCGCCGATTAGCTAAACAGAGTCAGGGTGAGTTAGAAACCTTTATCTTCGATATATCGAAAGAAAAGGCTGTTTGTTCATAA